A single region of the Nocardioides ochotonae genome encodes:
- a CDS encoding PP2C family protein-serine/threonine phosphatase, with protein sequence MLRFAGSGASEVGLVRVHNEDSGYVGRSVAVVADGVGGAAAGEVASATAVHALVSAWRGGLAAGDRPEAGPVGSLEDRVADVSAAARAAVRHAVQRDLNRLGMSTTLTVVLCDGARVALGHVGDSRAYRWRDGVLTQLSGDHTYAEQLRRTSRVSASVLATHPWRKVVLRTLDGDPADPGPDIAGVDVRAGDRLLLCTDGLSDLLDDAAIAALLPGSAAEAVAALVEAALAAGGRDNVTCAVLDVVDVPDGADPVSPLPGGRPSRGVVPLGPGLLLGAVRDGANVVSTTPSWRA encoded by the coding sequence ATGCTCCGCTTCGCGGGCTCGGGGGCGAGCGAGGTCGGCCTGGTGCGGGTCCACAACGAGGACTCCGGGTACGTCGGTCGCTCCGTGGCGGTGGTCGCCGACGGCGTCGGGGGCGCGGCGGCCGGCGAGGTCGCCTCCGCCACCGCCGTCCACGCCCTCGTCTCGGCCTGGCGTGGCGGGCTGGCCGCCGGCGACCGGCCCGAGGCCGGACCCGTGGGTTCCCTCGAGGACCGGGTCGCCGACGTGAGCGCCGCGGCGCGCGCCGCGGTGCGCCATGCCGTGCAGCGTGACCTCAACCGGCTCGGCATGTCGACCACGCTCACCGTGGTGCTGTGCGACGGCGCTCGCGTGGCGCTCGGCCACGTGGGTGACTCCCGCGCCTACCGCTGGCGCGACGGCGTGCTCACCCAGCTCTCCGGCGACCACACCTACGCCGAGCAGCTGCGGCGTACGTCGCGCGTCTCGGCCTCGGTGCTGGCCACCCACCCGTGGCGCAAGGTCGTGCTCCGCACCCTCGACGGCGACCCCGCCGACCCCGGCCCCGACATCGCGGGCGTGGACGTGCGCGCAGGGGACCGGCTGCTGCTGTGCACCGACGGCCTGAGCGATCTCCTCGACGACGCCGCGATCGCCGCCCTGCTCCCGGGGAGTGCCGCGGAGGCCGTCGCGGCCCTGGTCGAGGCTGCTCTCGCGGCCGGCGGCCGGGACAACGTCACCTGCGCGGTCCTCGACGTGGTCGACGTCCCGGACGGGGCCGATCCGGTGTCCCCGCTGCCGGGTGGGCGACCGTCCCGCGGCGTGGTGCCGCTCGGGCCCGGTCTGCTGCTCGGCGCGGTGCGCGACGGCGCCAACGTCGTGTCGACCACGCCGAGCTGGCGGGCCTGA
- a CDS encoding tetratricopeptide repeat protein — MADQRRNQRPQGDGPGRGGRPSGGRPSGGKPTSGGRGGSKPQGGSRDSGPARSGDRPDRGERPARSGGRPARSGDRPDRGGRPERGGDRPRSGGRPERGGRPDRGARSDSRDRAPRTGDQARYDGPELPPEISGLELDRAVGAQLKGLPEKLAARIARHLVAAGHFIDTDPELAYQHAMAARARAARLAVVREAVGEAAYAAGHYAEALAELRAAKRMNGATAYLPIMADCHRALGQPEQALKLAKSPSVVNFAPEAKAEMTIVEAGARRDLGQFDAALRTLELAPLNNKTRSSWVVRLRYAYADTLEAAGRYTDALAWFHRTNAIDAEELTDAAERAEALEKRLAD, encoded by the coding sequence ATGGCTGACCAGCGACGCAACCAGCGCCCCCAGGGCGACGGACCCGGACGCGGCGGCCGCCCCTCGGGTGGCAGGCCCTCCGGCGGCAAGCCGACGAGCGGCGGACGCGGCGGATCGAAGCCGCAGGGCGGCTCGCGCGACAGCGGCCCGGCCCGCAGTGGCGACCGCCCGGACCGCGGCGAGCGTCCGGCCCGCAGCGGCGGTCGCCCGGCCCGCAGTGGTGACCGCCCGGACCGCGGTGGCCGGCCGGAGCGCGGCGGTGACCGTCCGCGCAGCGGCGGGCGCCCCGAGCGTGGGGGTCGTCCCGACCGTGGTGCTCGTTCGGATAGCCGCGACCGCGCTCCGCGCACCGGTGACCAGGCGCGTTACGACGGCCCGGAGCTGCCCCCGGAGATCTCCGGCCTTGAGCTCGACCGTGCCGTGGGCGCGCAGCTGAAGGGCCTCCCCGAGAAGCTTGCCGCGCGCATCGCCCGCCACCTCGTCGCGGCCGGGCACTTCATCGACACCGACCCCGAGCTGGCCTACCAGCACGCGATGGCGGCGCGCGCCCGTGCAGCCCGGCTCGCCGTCGTGCGTGAGGCCGTGGGCGAGGCGGCGTACGCCGCGGGTCACTACGCCGAGGCGCTCGCTGAGCTGCGTGCCGCGAAGCGGATGAACGGCGCGACCGCCTACCTGCCGATCATGGCGGACTGCCACCGTGCCCTCGGCCAGCCCGAGCAGGCGCTCAAGCTGGCCAAGAGCCCGTCGGTGGTCAACTTCGCCCCCGAGGCGAAGGCCGAGATGACGATCGTCGAGGCCGGCGCCCGTCGCGACCTCGGCCAGTTCGACGCGGCTCTGCGCACCCTGGAGCTGGCTCCGCTCAACAACAAGACCCGATCCTCGTGGGTCGTGCGCCTGCGCTACGCCTACGCCGACACCCTCGAGGCCGCCGGGCGCTACACCGACGCCCTGGCGTGGTTCCACCGCACCAACGCGATCGACGCCGAGGAGCTCACCGACGCCGCGGAGCGCGCCGAGGCGCTCGAGAAGCGCCTCGCGGACTGA